One genomic window of Streptomyces sp. NBC_01276 includes the following:
- a CDS encoding SRPBCC family protein — MATTQRGDTTSSSGLDRLMEELGGYVSAQAEHLADKAVDKVGDVTDTLLDVAESGGTLPDIGARILKGDSPVKAALGGVKDKLKDVGSNLLGGGKGKGRKSGSKSMNIIESIDVGVPLRTAYDHWTQYEDFSSFTKGVRSVSQGDDTSSDWKVKVGPSTRSWKATVQEQIPDERIVWTSEGAKGTTRGCVSFHELAPALTRIVLVVEYYPAGLFEKTGNIWRAQGRRMRLDLKNFSRYVTLGNDEAEGWRGEIQDGEVVVTHEEALEAEEAEEEDSAAEEPGEEMEEGAEEGGQDQDEEDYPEDEDEEYPEGEEEDEDEAYGEEEAAYEDADQEQDEDAEDEEEAAYEDADQEQDEDAEDEEEEEPRRTRRRR; from the coding sequence ATGGCCACCACACAGCGCGGTGACACAACCTCCTCTTCAGGCCTGGACCGGCTGATGGAGGAACTCGGCGGCTACGTCTCGGCTCAGGCGGAACACCTCGCGGACAAGGCGGTCGACAAGGTCGGCGACGTGACCGACACCCTCCTCGACGTCGCGGAAAGCGGCGGCACGCTCCCGGACATAGGCGCCCGCATCCTCAAGGGCGACTCCCCCGTGAAAGCGGCCCTCGGCGGTGTCAAGGACAAGCTCAAGGACGTCGGAAGCAACCTCCTGGGTGGGGGCAAGGGCAAGGGGCGCAAGAGCGGCTCCAAGTCGATGAACATCATCGAGAGCATCGACGTCGGCGTCCCGCTGCGCACCGCCTACGACCACTGGACCCAGTACGAGGACTTCAGCAGCTTCACCAAGGGCGTCCGCAGCGTCTCCCAGGGCGACGACACCAGCTCCGACTGGAAGGTGAAGGTGGGTCCTTCGACCCGGAGTTGGAAGGCCACCGTCCAAGAGCAGATCCCCGACGAGCGGATCGTGTGGACTTCCGAAGGCGCCAAGGGGACCACACGCGGCTGCGTGAGTTTCCACGAGCTGGCGCCCGCCCTGACGCGGATCGTCCTGGTAGTCGAGTACTACCCCGCCGGGCTCTTCGAGAAGACCGGCAACATCTGGCGGGCCCAGGGTCGGCGCATGCGGCTGGACCTGAAGAACTTCAGCCGTTACGTCACCCTTGGCAACGACGAGGCAGAGGGATGGCGCGGAGAGATCCAGGACGGCGAGGTCGTCGTCACGCACGAGGAGGCCCTCGAAGCGGAAGAGGCAGAGGAAGAGGACTCCGCGGCCGAGGAGCCGGGCGAGGAGATGGAGGAAGGAGCCGAGGAGGGAGGTCAGGATCAGGACGAAGAGGACTATCCCGAGGACGAGGACGAGGAGTATCCCGAGGGCGAGGAGGAGGACGAGGACGAGGCGTACGGCGAGGAGGAAGCGGCCTACGAGGACGCGGACCAGGAGCAGGATGAGGACGCGGAGGACGAGGAGGAAGCGGCCTACGAGGACGCGGACCAGGAGCAGGATGAGGACGCGGAGGACGAGGAGGAAGAGGAGCCCCGCCGGACACGCCGCCGGCGGTGA
- a CDS encoding gas vesicle protein: protein MSLTPADTPLPGRQVALVDLLDRLLAGGVVITGDIVLSIADIDLVRISLRALITSVSSLGDSAALPPPGGEHP from the coding sequence ATGAGCCTCACTCCCGCGGACACACCCCTACCCGGCCGCCAGGTGGCTCTCGTCGACCTCCTGGACCGCCTGCTGGCCGGCGGCGTAGTCATCACCGGTGACATCGTCCTGTCCATCGCCGACATCGACCTCGTCCGCATCTCCCTGCGCGCCCTGATCACCTCGGTCAGCAGCCTCGGCGACAGCGCCGCGCTCCCGCCCCCGGGAGGTGAGCACCCATGA
- a CDS encoding LLM class F420-dependent oxidoreductase has translation MMTEQAGPLELVSHVVGAEQAGFDFSVISDHSFPWLESQGHAPYAWSVLGAAAQATTRIPLMTYVTCPTFRYHPAVVAQKAATVQILSRGRFRLGLGSGENLNEHIVGAGWPAAHVRLEMLEEAVGIIRKMFGGVCVSCHGAHYDVENAKLWDLPEELPPIGIAVSGPRSCALAGRLGDLLIATEPKAELLRQFDAHGGAGKPRIGQLPVCYDPDRAAAVARAHDQFRWALGGWRVNGELPGPAGFEQASRHTRPEDVAESIPCGDEVDEFVAAVRPYVEAGFTEVALVQIGGDRQVAFLEWAEAKLLPALRNL, from the coding sequence ATGATGACCGAGCAGGCCGGACCGCTCGAACTGGTCTCCCACGTGGTGGGAGCGGAGCAGGCGGGTTTCGACTTCTCCGTCATTTCCGACCACTCGTTCCCCTGGCTGGAGTCGCAGGGCCACGCCCCCTACGCATGGAGCGTGCTCGGGGCGGCCGCCCAGGCCACCACCCGGATCCCGCTCATGACGTACGTGACCTGCCCGACGTTCCGCTACCACCCCGCGGTCGTCGCGCAGAAGGCCGCGACCGTGCAGATCCTGTCCCGGGGCCGCTTCCGGCTGGGACTGGGCTCCGGGGAGAACCTCAACGAGCACATCGTCGGCGCCGGATGGCCCGCCGCGCACGTGCGCCTGGAGATGCTGGAGGAAGCCGTCGGCATCATCCGGAAGATGTTCGGCGGCGTGTGCGTGAGCTGCCACGGCGCCCACTACGACGTCGAGAACGCCAAGCTCTGGGACCTCCCCGAGGAACTGCCCCCGATCGGCATCGCCGTCTCCGGGCCCCGCTCGTGCGCACTCGCCGGCCGGCTCGGAGACCTGTTGATCGCGACGGAACCGAAGGCGGAACTCCTGCGGCAGTTCGACGCCCATGGTGGCGCGGGCAAACCCCGTATCGGACAGTTGCCCGTCTGCTACGACCCCGACCGCGCCGCAGCGGTGGCGCGCGCCCACGACCAGTTCCGCTGGGCGCTGGGCGGCTGGCGGGTCAATGGCGAGCTCCCCGGCCCCGCGGGCTTCGAGCAGGCTTCGCGGCACACCCGGCCCGAAGACGTGGCCGAGTCCATTCCGTGCGGTGACGAGGTGGACGAGTTCGTCGCGGCGGTACGTCCTTACGTCGAGGCGGGATTCACCGAGGTCGCCCTCGTCCAGATCGGCGGCGACCGGCAGGTGGCCTTCCTGGAATGGGCCGAGGCGAAGCTCCTGCCCGCGCTCCGGAACCTGTGA
- a CDS encoding gas vesicle structural protein GvpA, which translates to MTMVPQGASNLSRTTASGGGATGTSLYDVLELILDRGLVIDVFVRVSLVGIEILKIDARIVVASVDTYLRFAEACNRLDLESGRKAPAQLTDIVGDTVESGAKGKSKGALSGAVEAVTESLTGKNASEEEPEEEPEEEPEEEPEEEAVPRRRRPAARRARRERE; encoded by the coding sequence ATGACCATGGTGCCGCAGGGCGCAAGCAACCTCAGCAGAACCACAGCCTCGGGCGGAGGTGCCACCGGCACCAGCCTCTACGACGTCCTTGAGCTGATCCTCGACCGCGGTCTGGTCATCGACGTGTTCGTCCGGGTCTCCCTGGTCGGCATCGAAATCCTCAAGATCGACGCCCGGATCGTGGTCGCGAGCGTCGACACCTACCTGCGGTTCGCCGAAGCCTGCAACCGCCTCGACCTCGAATCCGGCCGCAAGGCCCCTGCTCAGCTCACCGACATCGTCGGCGACACCGTCGAATCCGGCGCCAAGGGCAAGTCCAAGGGCGCCCTCAGCGGCGCTGTGGAGGCCGTCACCGAATCCCTGACCGGCAAGAACGCCTCCGAAGAGGAACCCGAGGAGGAGCCGGAGGAAGAACCGGAGGAAGAACCCGAAGAAGAGGCCGTGCCCCGCCGCCGCAGGCCCGCCGCCCGCCGCGCCCGCCGCGAGAGGGAGTAG
- a CDS encoding GvpL/GvpF family gas vesicle protein, with protein sequence MNTSEPALTYVYAVAARSPGLDEVVGRLHGVAGTSLTLLPTSGVGPGSPVFAVSRVPAADWNGQALKARFEDLGWLEATARAHHEVVEALAARTTVLPLRLATLYEDTARALTALHEQHDLFAERLALLAGHTEFGVKAYIAPATTGPDPPPADMTSPGKAYLRSRRAQQHARDDQYRQAAGAAQHLTDTAARYASARVRHPVQSGPLAGDRDGENVLNDAYLVPDDRADDFRAAIEQEAAHLPGIRVDVTGPWAPYSFATPPPGPPDGGDLGAAT encoded by the coding sequence GTGAACACCTCCGAGCCCGCCCTCACCTACGTCTACGCCGTCGCGGCCCGCTCCCCCGGCCTCGACGAGGTCGTCGGCCGCCTCCATGGCGTCGCCGGTACCTCCCTCACCCTCCTCCCCACGTCCGGCGTCGGCCCGGGCTCCCCCGTCTTCGCCGTCAGCCGGGTACCCGCCGCAGACTGGAACGGGCAAGCCCTCAAAGCCCGCTTCGAAGACCTCGGCTGGCTGGAAGCCACCGCCCGCGCCCACCACGAGGTCGTCGAAGCCCTGGCCGCCCGCACCACCGTCCTGCCCCTGCGCCTGGCCACCCTCTACGAGGACACCGCCCGCGCCCTGACGGCCCTGCACGAACAGCACGACCTCTTCGCCGAGCGGCTCGCCCTCCTGGCCGGCCACACCGAATTCGGCGTCAAGGCCTACATCGCCCCCGCGACGACCGGACCCGACCCTCCCCCGGCCGACATGACCAGCCCGGGCAAGGCCTACCTGCGCAGCCGCAGGGCCCAGCAGCACGCCAGGGACGACCAGTACCGGCAGGCCGCCGGCGCGGCGCAGCACCTCACCGACACCGCCGCCCGCTACGCCTCGGCCCGCGTCCGCCATCCCGTGCAGAGCGGGCCGCTCGCCGGTGACCGGGACGGCGAGAACGTCCTGAACGACGCCTACCTCGTCCCCGACGACCGGGCCGACGACTTCCGCGCTGCGATCGAACAGGAGGCCGCTCACCTGCCCGGCATACGCGTCGACGTCACCGGCCCCTGGGCGCCCTACTCCTTCGCCACTCCCCCGCCCGGACCGCCCGACGGCGGAGACCTCGGGGCGGCGACATGA
- a CDS encoding thiamine pyrophosphate-requiring protein, with product MKVADYLLQRLREWEVEFVFAYPGDGINGLLAAWGRAEDQPRFIQARHEEMAAFQAVGYAKFSGRTGVCAATSGPGAIHLLNGLYDAKLDHVPVVAIVGQTDRTAMGGSYQQEVDLLSLYKDVASEFCEMVTVPGQLPNVLDRAMRIAATRRTVTALIVPADVQELDYEPPAHAFKHVPSSLGVPHYAPVPTGEDLARAAEIINAGERVAVLIGQGARHARAEVEQVADLLGAGVAKALLGKDALPDTLPYVTGSIGLLGTRPSYEMMRDCDTLLVVGSSFPYSNFLPDFDQARAVQIDLDPSMIGLRYPFEANLVGDAAQTLRSLLPLLERKAHGAWRKTIEDNTARWWDVMTRRAEVSAEPVNPEYVVHALDALLPEDVMLAADSGSAANWYARHLRMRGTMRGSLSGTLATMGPGVPYAIGAKFAHPDRPAIAIVGDGAMQMNGLAELITAAKYYREWTDPRLVVAVLNNHDLNQVTWEMRAMQGAPQFEPSQHLPDVRYADIARSFGLDGVRVERPEDVGPAWTRALAAQHPFVLDFRTDPAVPPIPPHATWDQIKAAASAVLRGDSDRGNFIRQGAKAKVQEFLPGDGN from the coding sequence ATGAAGGTTGCCGACTACCTGTTGCAGCGGCTGCGGGAGTGGGAGGTCGAGTTCGTCTTCGCCTACCCCGGCGACGGCATCAACGGCCTGCTCGCCGCCTGGGGCCGCGCCGAGGACCAGCCCCGCTTCATCCAGGCCCGGCACGAGGAGATGGCCGCCTTCCAGGCCGTCGGGTACGCCAAGTTCTCCGGACGCACCGGGGTCTGCGCTGCCACCTCCGGGCCCGGAGCGATCCACCTGCTCAACGGCCTGTACGACGCCAAGCTCGACCACGTGCCGGTGGTGGCGATCGTGGGGCAGACCGACCGCACCGCGATGGGCGGCTCCTACCAGCAGGAAGTGGACCTCCTTTCGCTCTACAAGGACGTCGCCTCCGAGTTCTGCGAGATGGTCACCGTCCCCGGACAACTGCCCAACGTGCTCGACCGGGCGATGCGCATCGCCGCCACGCGCCGCACGGTTACCGCGCTGATCGTCCCGGCGGACGTGCAGGAGCTCGACTACGAGCCGCCTGCCCACGCCTTCAAGCACGTCCCCTCCAGCCTCGGCGTCCCCCACTACGCCCCCGTCCCCACGGGCGAGGACCTCGCCCGGGCCGCAGAGATCATCAACGCCGGCGAGAGGGTCGCCGTACTGATCGGCCAGGGTGCCCGCCACGCCCGCGCCGAGGTCGAGCAGGTCGCGGATCTGCTCGGTGCCGGCGTCGCCAAGGCCCTGCTGGGCAAGGACGCGCTCCCGGACACCCTGCCCTATGTCACCGGCTCGATCGGGCTGCTCGGCACCCGGCCCTCCTACGAGATGATGCGCGACTGCGACACCCTTCTCGTCGTCGGCTCCAGCTTCCCCTACAGCAACTTCCTGCCCGACTTCGACCAAGCCCGCGCGGTGCAGATCGACCTCGACCCGTCCATGATCGGGCTGCGCTACCCGTTCGAAGCGAACCTCGTCGGCGACGCCGCCCAGACACTGCGCAGCCTGCTTCCGCTGCTGGAACGCAAGGCCCACGGCGCGTGGCGCAAGACGATCGAAGACAACACCGCCCGGTGGTGGGACGTCATGACGCGCCGCGCCGAGGTCTCCGCGGAGCCGGTCAACCCGGAGTACGTCGTCCACGCACTCGACGCCCTGTTGCCCGAGGACGTCATGCTGGCCGCGGACTCCGGCTCGGCGGCGAACTGGTACGCCCGCCACCTGCGGATGCGCGGCACCATGCGCGGCTCGCTCTCGGGCACCCTGGCCACGATGGGCCCCGGCGTGCCGTACGCCATCGGCGCCAAGTTCGCCCACCCCGACCGCCCGGCCATCGCCATCGTCGGCGACGGCGCCATGCAGATGAACGGCCTCGCGGAGCTGATCACCGCCGCGAAGTACTACCGCGAATGGACCGACCCCCGCCTGGTCGTCGCCGTCTTGAACAATCACGACCTGAACCAGGTCACCTGGGAGATGCGCGCCATGCAAGGCGCACCGCAGTTCGAACCCTCCCAGCACCTGCCCGACGTGCGCTATGCCGACATCGCCCGGTCCTTCGGCCTGGACGGCGTTCGGGTCGAGCGGCCCGAGGACGTCGGCCCCGCCTGGACCCGGGCGCTGGCAGCGCAGCATCCGTTCGTCCTCGACTTCCGTACCGATCCCGCGGTGCCACCGATCCCGCCGCACGCCACCTGGGACCAGATCAAGGCCGCCGCCTCCGCCGTCCTGCGTGGCGACAGCGACCGCGGCAACTTCATCCGCCAAGGAGCAAAGGCCAAGGTCCAGGAGTTCCTGCCCGGCGACGGGAACTGA
- a CDS encoding CsbD family protein, with product MAAGKKAKNVGKTLKGKTKEVTGKAVGNESLEMKGRAEQAAGDAKQTVQKAKDTLRH from the coding sequence ATGGCCGCTGGGAAGAAGGCCAAGAACGTCGGCAAGACGCTCAAGGGGAAGACGAAGGAGGTCACCGGCAAAGCGGTGGGCAACGAGAGCCTTGAGATGAAGGGCCGGGCCGAGCAGGCCGCGGGAGATGCCAAGCAGACCGTCCAGAAGGCCAAGGACACGCTCAGGCACTGA
- a CDS encoding gas vesicle protein K, with protein MSATPRPGPSSAPVPGSGPRSAGDTMAQAFRLLQAPPPGPVTGPSAPARRIHADPDSVGEDLLKLVLTLVELVRQLIERQALRRADAGDLSDEQEEELGATLMALHDRMTDLCAQHGYTLDDLNLDLGPLGPLLPPPESGRTGS; from the coding sequence ATGAGCGCCACACCCCGGCCCGGTCCGTCGTCCGCCCCGGTGCCCGGCTCCGGCCCGCGCTCGGCCGGCGACACCATGGCCCAGGCCTTCCGCCTCCTGCAGGCCCCGCCGCCGGGTCCGGTCACCGGACCCTCCGCGCCCGCGCGGCGTATCCACGCAGATCCGGACAGTGTCGGGGAGGACCTCCTCAAACTCGTCCTCACCCTCGTCGAACTCGTCCGCCAGCTGATCGAACGCCAGGCCTTGCGCCGCGCCGACGCCGGAGACCTGAGCGATGAACAGGAGGAGGAACTCGGCGCCACCCTCATGGCCCTCCACGACCGGATGACCGATCTGTGCGCGCAGCATGGCTACACGCTGGACGACCTCAACCTCGACCTCGGTCCCCTGGGGCCCCTCCTGCCGCCGCCGGAGTCCGGGCGGACGGGGTCTTGA
- a CDS encoding gas vesicle protein GvpG yields MGLFTQLLTAPLAPVRAVLWVAQRVADRADEQYYDPAPVYAALADIEQRLVSGEIDQETFDALEDALLDRLDEIARYRQNLP; encoded by the coding sequence ATGGGGCTGTTCACCCAGCTGCTGACCGCACCTCTCGCCCCGGTACGCGCCGTCCTGTGGGTGGCACAGCGCGTCGCCGACCGTGCCGACGAGCAGTACTACGACCCCGCCCCCGTCTACGCGGCCCTCGCCGACATCGAGCAACGCCTCGTCAGCGGCGAGATCGACCAGGAGACCTTCGACGCCCTCGAAGACGCGCTCCTCGACCGCCTCGACGAGATAGCCAGGTACCGGCAGAACCTGCCATGA
- a CDS encoding gas vesicle protein: MSDPLDNRLGSLPSRATPMGYPASSSASLADILERVLDKGIVIAGDIRINLLDIELLTIKLRILIASVDKAKEMGIDWWEHDPALSSRHTGGALAEENRRLRAEIETLRREHSSGEGSDAAREPPPAARRRPTR, from the coding sequence GTGAGTGACCCCCTAGACAACCGGCTCGGCTCCCTGCCCTCTCGGGCGACTCCGATGGGCTACCCGGCGTCCTCGTCCGCCAGCCTCGCCGACATCCTGGAACGCGTCCTCGACAAGGGCATCGTCATCGCCGGCGACATCCGCATCAACCTCCTCGACATCGAGCTGTTGACCATCAAACTGCGCATCCTCATCGCGTCCGTCGACAAGGCCAAGGAGATGGGCATCGACTGGTGGGAGCACGACCCCGCCCTGTCCTCCCGCCACACCGGCGGCGCCCTGGCCGAGGAGAACCGGCGCCTGCGCGCGGAAATCGAAACCCTGCGCCGCGAACACTCCTCCGGCGAAGGCAGTGACGCAGCCCGCGAGCCCCCGCCCGCCGCCCGAAGGAGGCCCACCCGGTGA
- a CDS encoding histone protein → MDDTTKIALAAAVAGGYILGRAKKGRLAFSLATYAAGRRFGLDPKELATQGLKKLSEMPQFAEIGDQVKGEALDAGRKALTATANRQLARLAETLHERTLELGRSGKDDEGYEGDEDEEAQERYDDEDYPAEEDEEEYEEEGEEPAEEEFEDEGEEAAEEEEEEPAEEEYEEDEEEPEPEPEPEPRRRTSHRRSTSERTHAPSRSTPVRKPSGGRAPAKKTAPGRKAAPAKKAAPARKRAEPDRTAPAKKAAARKTAARPETPRAPAKKTASRPRSGAAPAAARKSATKKTAAKKAPPAKKTAARKTAAKKTAPAKKTAAPKKTSARPPARKTAAKKTAAKSTGRKPSARR, encoded by the coding sequence ATGGATGACACCACCAAGATCGCCTTGGCGGCCGCCGTCGCCGGCGGCTACATACTCGGGCGGGCCAAGAAGGGACGCCTGGCCTTCAGCCTCGCCACCTATGCCGCGGGGCGCCGCTTCGGCCTCGACCCCAAGGAACTCGCCACCCAGGGTCTGAAGAAGCTGAGCGAGATGCCGCAGTTCGCGGAGATCGGCGACCAGGTCAAAGGCGAGGCCCTTGACGCGGGCCGCAAGGCGTTGACCGCCACGGCCAACCGCCAGCTGGCCCGGCTCGCCGAGACCCTCCATGAACGCACCCTCGAACTCGGCCGCAGCGGAAAGGACGACGAGGGCTACGAGGGCGACGAGGACGAGGAGGCGCAGGAGCGCTACGACGACGAGGACTACCCGGCAGAAGAGGACGAGGAAGAGTACGAGGAAGAGGGCGAAGAACCGGCGGAAGAGGAGTTCGAAGACGAGGGGGAGGAAGCGGCGGAGGAAGAGGAGGAGGAACCAGCGGAGGAAGAATACGAGGAAGACGAAGAAGAGCCCGAACCTGAGCCTGAGCCCGAGCCCCGCCGACGCACCTCCCACCGCCGCTCGACGTCCGAGCGTACGCACGCACCCTCCCGCAGCACACCAGTCCGCAAGCCCTCCGGCGGGCGGGCTCCCGCCAAGAAGACCGCACCGGGCAGGAAGGCCGCACCCGCCAAGAAGGCCGCGCCGGCCAGGAAGCGCGCCGAACCCGACAGGACCGCACCGGCGAAGAAGGCCGCGGCACGCAAGACCGCCGCCCGCCCCGAAACGCCCCGGGCACCGGCGAAGAAGACGGCGTCGCGGCCACGGTCAGGCGCGGCTCCTGCGGCAGCGCGCAAGAGCGCCACGAAGAAGACGGCGGCGAAGAAGGCGCCCCCGGCCAAGAAGACGGCCGCGAGGAAGACAGCTGCGAAGAAGACGGCCCCGGCGAAGAAGACCGCGGCGCCGAAGAAGACCTCCGCACGCCCGCCGGCCCGCAAGACCGCCGCGAAGAAGACCGCGGCGAAGTCCACCGGCCGCAAGCCCTCCGCGAGGAGGTGA
- a CDS encoding GvpL/GvpF family gas vesicle protein: MTIYVYSVIAADHPARLDHLTGVGAEPSPLRLVRTDRLCAVVSDVEQEIRAKRRDLTAHQDVQESLMADGTVLPLQFGYTAADDQAVGEVLREREAAYLDSLERLEGCAEYHVKASQDEEALLREILGESEHARLLNERIRAGDTDPRLPLQLGEVVAAEVRDRQESLAAGLVQALLPYARQHAVRAPADGDLLNVSLLVPDDEKGAFINAEGGLARQVDHVTFRFTGPLPPYSFV; encoded by the coding sequence ATGACCATCTACGTGTACTCCGTGATCGCCGCCGACCACCCCGCCCGCCTCGACCACCTCACAGGAGTGGGAGCCGAACCGTCCCCGTTGCGGCTGGTGCGAACGGACCGGCTGTGCGCGGTCGTCAGCGACGTCGAACAGGAAATCCGCGCCAAACGCCGCGACCTGACCGCCCACCAGGACGTCCAGGAGAGCCTCATGGCTGACGGCACCGTCCTGCCCCTGCAGTTCGGATACACCGCCGCGGACGACCAGGCCGTCGGCGAGGTCCTCCGTGAGCGCGAGGCCGCCTACCTCGACTCGCTCGAAAGGCTTGAGGGCTGCGCCGAATACCACGTCAAGGCGAGCCAGGACGAGGAGGCGCTCCTGCGTGAGATCCTCGGCGAGTCCGAGCACGCCCGCCTCCTCAACGAACGGATCCGGGCCGGCGACACCGACCCCCGTCTGCCGCTGCAACTCGGGGAAGTCGTCGCCGCCGAGGTCCGCGACCGCCAGGAATCCCTCGCCGCGGGACTCGTCCAGGCACTGCTGCCCTACGCCCGCCAGCACGCCGTCCGCGCACCGGCCGACGGCGACCTCCTGAATGTGTCCCTGCTGGTGCCCGACGACGAGAAGGGCGCCTTCATCAACGCGGAGGGCGGTCTCGCCCGGCAGGTCGACCACGTCACCTTCCGGTTCACCGGGCCGCTGCCCCCCTACAGCTTCGTGTAG
- a CDS encoding gas vesicle protein, translating into MAPAEPGRRRRPDNDESDREPPARPVRKAASRTSSSPSRGVGGAAAAMRAAAEQLAQLLGRPPESVSSLKPTEDGWEAQVEVLELERVPDTTSILASYRVAIDKTGELVSYERTRRYSRGMIDRPA; encoded by the coding sequence ATGGCACCAGCAGAGCCGGGCCGCCGTCGGCGCCCCGACAACGACGAGAGCGACCGGGAACCGCCCGCGCGGCCCGTCCGTAAGGCCGCGTCGCGCACCTCGTCGTCTCCTTCTCGGGGCGTGGGCGGAGCGGCGGCGGCCATGCGAGCCGCGGCTGAGCAGCTCGCTCAGCTCCTGGGCCGCCCGCCCGAGTCGGTTTCCTCCCTCAAGCCCACCGAGGACGGGTGGGAAGCCCAGGTCGAGGTCCTCGAACTCGAACGCGTTCCCGACACCACCAGCATTCTGGCCAGCTACAGGGTGGCCATCGACAAGACAGGAGAACTCGTCTCCTACGAACGGACCCGGCGCTACAGCCGGGGCATGATCGACCGGCCGGCCTGA